Proteins from one Chloroflexota bacterium genomic window:
- the tuf gene encoding elongation factor Tu, with protein MAKERFERTKPHVNIGTIGHIDHGKTTLTAAITKVLSLQGGADFSPFDSIDNAPEERERGITIAIAHVEYQTDNRHYAHVDCPGHADYIKNMITGAAQMDGAILVVSAPDGPMPQTREHVLLARQVEVPAMVVYLNKCDMLDDEELLELVELEVRELLDKYEFPGDDIPIIRGSALQALESESEDASDEAYASILELMAAVDEYIPTPTRAIDQPFLMPIEDVFNIKGRGTVVTGRIERGQVKTGEEIEIVGIQRDIQTCVVTGVEMFRKILDSGEAGDNVGCLLRGIEKDNVERGQVLAAPKSITPHTRFEAEVYVLGRDEGGRHTPFFPGYRPQFYVRTTDVTGAIALPEGVEMVMPGDNITMTIHLINPVALEEGVRFAIREGGRTVGAGVVTNILE; from the coding sequence ATGGCGAAGGAGCGATTTGAACGAACGAAGCCGCACGTGAATATTGGCACGATCGGCCATATCGATCATGGCAAGACCACGCTCACTGCTGCGATCACCAAGGTGCTTTCGCTGCAGGGCGGCGCCGACTTTTCCCCTTTCGATAGCATTGATAACGCTCCCGAAGAACGCGAGCGCGGTATCACGATCGCCATTGCTCACGTCGAGTACCAGACCGATAACCGGCATTACGCCCACGTCGACTGTCCCGGCCATGCCGACTACATCAAGAACATGATCACCGGCGCCGCCCAGATGGATGGCGCGATCCTCGTCGTCTCCGCTCCCGACGGCCCCATGCCCCAGACCCGCGAGCACGTCCTCTTGGCCCGCCAGGTCGAGGTCCCGGCGATGGTCGTCTATCTCAATAAGTGCGACATGCTCGACGATGAGGAACTCCTGGAACTCGTGGAGCTCGAGGTGCGGGAACTGCTCGATAAGTACGAATTCCCCGGCGACGATATCCCCATCATCCGCGGCAGCGCGCTGCAAGCTTTGGAAAGCGAGAGCGAGGATGCCAGCGATGAGGCGTATGCCTCCATCCTCGAACTCATGGCGGCCGTCGACGAGTACATCCCCACCCCTACCCGCGCTATCGACCAGCCCTTCTTGATGCCCATCGAAGACGTCTTCAACATCAAGGGCCGCGGTACCGTCGTCACCGGCCGCATCGAGCGCGGTCAGGTCAAAACCGGTGAGGAAATCGAAATCGTCGGCATCCAGCGCGATATCCAGACCTGCGTCGTCACCGGCGTCGAAATGTTCCGCAAGATCCTGGACTCCGGTGAGGCCGGCGACAACGTCGGCTGCCTCCTGCGCGGTATCGAAAAAGATAACGTCGAACGCGGCCAGGTCCTCGCCGCTCCCAAGTCCATTACCCCGCACACCCGCTTCGAGGCCGAGGTCTACGTCCTCGGTCGCGATGAGGGCGGCAGGCATACCCCCTTCTTCCCAGGCTATCGCCCCCAGTTCTACGTCCGTACCACCGACGTCACCGGCGCGATTGCCCTCCCCGAAGGCGTGGAAATGGTTATGCCAGGCGATAATATCACCATGACTATCCACCTCATCAACCCCGTCGCCCTCGAAGAAGGCGTCCGCTTCGCTATCCGCGAGGGCGGCCGTACCGTCGGCGCCGGCGTCGTTACCAACATCCTGGAGTAG
- the rpsJ gene encoding 30S ribosomal protein S10: MAQQTIRIRLKAFDHKVLDQSAGQIVSAAQGTGARIAGPIPLPTEINKFTVIRSAFIDKDSREQFEIRTHKRLIDVLEPNAKTMDALLRLELPAGVDIEMKSM; the protein is encoded by the coding sequence ATGGCGCAGCAAACCATCCGCATTCGACTCAAGGCTTTCGACCACAAGGTCCTCGATCAATCAGCGGGACAGATCGTGAGCGCGGCTCAGGGAACCGGCGCCAGAATTGCGGGGCCTATCCCTCTGCCAACCGAGATAAACAAGTTCACGGTCATCCGGTCCGCGTTCATTGACAAGGATTCACGCGAACAATTTGAAATACGCACGCATAAGCGTCTCATAGACGTGCTAGAGCCGAATGCAAAAACGATGGATGCCCTGCTGCGGTTAGAATTGCCGGCAGGTGTAGACATTGAAATGAAGTCAATGTAG
- the rplC gene encoding 50S ribosomal protein L3: MSIGLIGKKIGMTQVFDSEGAAVPVTAVQAGPCTVVQVKTAAGADGYSAVQIGFGERLKKISRPARGHVEKHLGDDASVPRDLHEFRVADPSAYEAGQTLDVELFAEGQTVDVSGVSKGKGFAGVMRRHNFSGQQKTHGQSDRWRAPGAVGMGTTPGRVWKGQKMAGRMGQDLVTVQNLEVIRIVADQDILLIKGAIPGGPGSLVTVRPAVKSPGTPQASE, from the coding sequence ATGTCAATCGGTCTGATCGGTAAGAAAATTGGAATGACGCAAGTATTCGACAGCGAAGGCGCTGCGGTGCCGGTTACGGCGGTGCAAGCTGGCCCTTGTACGGTCGTGCAAGTCAAGACTGCTGCGGGAGCGGATGGCTACAGTGCCGTTCAGATCGGCTTTGGTGAGAGACTGAAGAAGATTTCACGCCCTGCCCGCGGCCACGTCGAAAAGCACCTGGGCGACGATGCGTCTGTCCCGCGCGATCTCCACGAGTTTCGGGTTGCAGACCCCAGCGCGTATGAAGCTGGGCAAACGCTCGATGTTGAACTGTTCGCCGAGGGTCAGACTGTGGACGTCTCCGGCGTTTCAAAGGGTAAAGGGTTCGCCGGCGTAATGCGCAGGCACAATTTCAGCGGGCAACAAAAGACGCACGGCCAGTCCGATCGTTGGCGCGCTCCAGGCGCCGTTGGGATGGGCACGACCCCGGGCCGGGTGTGGAAAGGCCAGAAGATGGCCGGGCGGATGGGGCAGGACCTCGTAACGGTACAGAACTTAGAGGTCATCAGAATTGTAGCGGATCAAGACATTTTGCTGATAAAGGGTGCGATTCCTGGTGGACCGGGTAGCCTCGTTACGGTTCGTCCGGCAGTGAAGTCTCCCGGAACCCCTCAAGCAAGCGAGTAA
- the rplD gene encoding 50S ribosomal protein L4 produces the protein MDVQILDNQGKPAGETTLPDAIFGVAPQQALVHQAVVRDEAGQRLGSASTKTRSEVRGGGRKPWRQKHTGRARHGSRRSPIWRTGGVTFGPHPRDYHLAMPRKMWRKAMFSALSSKAQLNRLIVVAEFRNEKISTKDQVAFLDVLRVDSSALYVTEAPTEELLLSIRNVPGVEVATPNTLSVRDVVVFDHLIFDTDAVAACEVLWGQS, from the coding sequence GTGGACGTACAGATTCTCGATAATCAAGGTAAACCGGCCGGAGAGACGACACTCCCGGATGCAATCTTCGGGGTAGCGCCGCAGCAGGCCCTCGTGCATCAAGCGGTCGTCCGAGATGAGGCCGGGCAGCGGCTTGGCTCTGCTAGCACGAAGACCCGCAGCGAAGTGCGGGGAGGCGGCCGCAAGCCCTGGCGTCAAAAGCACACGGGCAGGGCTCGGCACGGCAGCCGGCGATCGCCGATCTGGCGCACAGGCGGCGTAACTTTTGGCCCGCACCCACGTGACTATCATCTTGCAATGCCGCGAAAGATGTGGCGCAAGGCAATGTTTTCTGCTCTGTCATCTAAAGCGCAACTCAACCGACTAATCGTAGTCGCTGAATTTCGGAATGAGAAGATAAGCACGAAAGACCAGGTTGCGTTCTTGGATGTGTTGCGCGTTGATTCCAGCGCTCTCTACGTGACGGAGGCGCCAACGGAAGAGCTCCTTCTCTCCATACGCAATGTGCCCGGCGTTGAAGTTGCAACGCCGAACACACTGAGCGTACGGGACGTGGTGGTATTTGACCACCTTATCTTCGATACCGATGCCGTCGCCGCGTGCGAAGTACTCTGGGGACAATCATGA
- the rplW gene encoding 50S ribosomal protein L23: MKTAQEILIRPLITEKGTLLADQNKYLFAVALDSTKIDVRRAVEQTFDVTVLAVNVVNVPGKEKRFGRHRYRTPRWRKAIVTLQQGQTIDLFSGV; the protein is encoded by the coding sequence ATGAAGACTGCTCAAGAGATTCTCATTAGGCCGCTCATTACCGAGAAGGGCACGTTGCTTGCGGACCAGAACAAATATCTCTTTGCCGTGGCACTCGATTCCACCAAGATCGACGTGCGCCGAGCGGTTGAACAGACATTTGACGTGACGGTGTTAGCCGTCAACGTCGTGAACGTTCCAGGTAAGGAGAAGCGGTTTGGCAGGCACCGTTACCGGACACCGCGTTGGCGTAAGGCGATTGTGACATTGCAGCAGGGTCAGACTATTGACCTCTTCAGCGGCGTCTAA
- the rplB gene encoding 50S ribosomal protein L2 yields MPVKSYKPTSAGRRGMTAVANDDITKTKPERQLTKGKKQKAGRNVSGKLTVRHRGGGHKRRYRTIDFKRDKIGIPGTVKAIEYDPNRSARIALIAYHDGEKRYILAAARMNVGDTIVAGPDAPIRPGNSLPLGSIPAGTAVYNVELRAGRGGQLARSAGSSVQLMTKESDFAVIRMPSGEIRRVHLSCTATVGQASNVDHMSTTTGKAGRARWRGRRPTVRGSAMNPSDHPHGGGEGKAPIGMPGPKTPWGKPALGLRTRKRKPSDKFILRRRSSR; encoded by the coding sequence ATGCCAGTAAAATCATATAAGCCCACCTCCGCCGGCCGGCGCGGCATGACTGCGGTAGCAAACGATGACATCACCAAGACGAAACCGGAACGGCAACTTACGAAAGGCAAGAAGCAAAAGGCCGGACGCAATGTTTCCGGGAAGCTAACGGTTCGCCATCGCGGCGGCGGCCACAAGCGACGGTATAGAACAATCGACTTCAAACGTGATAAGATAGGGATTCCTGGCACTGTAAAGGCAATTGAATATGACCCGAATCGAAGCGCTCGAATTGCCTTGATCGCGTATCATGACGGAGAGAAGCGCTACATACTTGCCGCGGCCAGGATGAATGTCGGCGACACGATCGTAGCGGGGCCTGATGCGCCAATTCGTCCCGGTAACAGTCTGCCGCTGGGGAGCATTCCGGCAGGTACGGCAGTGTACAACGTGGAACTTCGAGCCGGTCGCGGGGGACAGCTTGCGCGCAGTGCCGGTTCGTCTGTACAGCTCATGACGAAAGAAAGCGATTTTGCCGTCATCAGAATGCCATCAGGAGAGATACGGCGCGTGCACTTGTCGTGCACGGCGACCGTCGGTCAGGCAAGCAATGTCGACCATATGAGTACCACTACCGGCAAGGCGGGACGGGCACGCTGGCGAGGTCGCCGTCCCACTGTTCGTGGTTCTGCCATGAACCCATCGGACCATCCTCACGGCGGCGGCGAGGGCAAAGCGCCCATCGGCATGCCGGGACCGAAGACTCCGTGGGGGAAACCTGCGCTTGGCCTGCGTACACGCAAGCGCAAGCCTTCGGACAAGTTTATTTTACGACGTCGAAGTTCACGCTAG
- the rpsS gene encoding 30S ribosomal protein S19: MSRSLKKGPFVEPKLLKRIQTMNDSGQKRVLRTWSRASTIFPDMVGHTIAVHDGRRHVPVYITENMVGHKLGEFAPTRHFRGHSREDRATQIR, encoded by the coding sequence ATGTCGCGGTCGCTAAAAAAAGGACCTTTTGTCGAGCCAAAACTGCTGAAACGGATTCAGACCATGAACGATAGCGGTCAAAAGCGCGTGCTGCGCACATGGTCGCGAGCGTCTACGATCTTTCCCGATATGGTCGGGCACACAATCGCCGTACATGACGGCAGACGGCACGTGCCGGTCTACATTACTGAGAACATGGTAGGACACAAATTGGGTGAATTTGCGCCGACCCGGCACTTTCGCGGCCATTCGCGCGAAGATCGGGCGACCCAAATTCGCTAG
- the rplV gene encoding 50S ribosomal protein L22 has product MQVRATAKYLRVSPRKARRVAATVTGRPAGEALAILRFLPSPTARTLAKVVRSAVANAENTHNLDPSGLTVANVLVDKGPAFKRIDPKSRGQWGLLKRRTSHVTVIVENEENVSSGA; this is encoded by the coding sequence ATGCAAGTACGAGCAACGGCAAAATATCTGCGCGTGTCGCCACGCAAAGCACGGCGCGTCGCCGCTACGGTGACTGGCAGGCCTGCTGGAGAAGCACTGGCGATCTTGCGTTTCTTGCCAAGTCCAACCGCGCGCACGCTCGCGAAGGTCGTGCGCTCCGCCGTCGCAAACGCGGAAAATACCCATAACTTGGATCCGTCTGGATTGACGGTTGCAAACGTACTCGTAGACAAGGGCCCGGCATTCAAGCGAATCGATCCAAAGTCACGAGGCCAATGGGGCCTCTTGAAGCGGCGCACAAGCCACGTAACCGTAATCGTGGAAAACGAGGAGAACGTGAGCAGTGGGGCGTAA
- the rpsC gene encoding 30S ribosomal protein S3 gives MGRKVHPVGFRLGFNRTWSSRWYAGKEYASLVEEDTRIRKMVLAQFDQPRAVATSGRRSSMGAGISQVDIERAGTTIKVDIHTARPGIVIGRGGAAQAQLRKDLRELTGKNVRTNIIEIRQPETNAFLVAQAVAEQLQRRVSPRRAIKMAADRVVRSGAIGVKLMVGGRLGGAEMSRSEKEIRGTVPLQTLRANIDYGFTQAATTYGILGVKVWIYTGDLTPEEFYARQEAATPEETPSPPPRRRRRRPRRVSDRSSDRGGDQGNRQRRSPNDRNASANGASE, from the coding sequence GTGGGGCGTAAAGTTCACCCAGTCGGATTCCGCTTGGGCTTCAACCGCACGTGGAGCAGCCGGTGGTATGCCGGTAAAGAGTATGCATCACTGGTCGAAGAGGATACCCGAATTCGCAAGATGGTCCTTGCGCAGTTCGACCAGCCACGTGCAGTCGCCACGAGCGGTAGGCGCTCGAGCATGGGAGCCGGTATTTCGCAGGTCGATATAGAGCGAGCCGGAACTACCATCAAGGTAGATATCCATACAGCGCGGCCAGGAATTGTCATTGGGCGCGGCGGGGCCGCTCAAGCGCAGTTACGCAAGGACCTGCGCGAGCTCACGGGCAAGAACGTTCGCACGAACATAATCGAAATAAGACAGCCGGAGACCAATGCATTCCTCGTAGCCCAGGCAGTAGCCGAACAGTTACAGCGGCGCGTTTCGCCCCGCCGAGCAATCAAAATGGCTGCCGATCGCGTGGTGCGATCCGGAGCAATCGGGGTAAAGCTAATGGTTGGCGGTCGCCTTGGCGGCGCTGAAATGTCACGGAGCGAAAAGGAAATTCGGGGAACGGTGCCGCTGCAGACGCTGCGAGCCAACATTGACTACGGCTTTACGCAAGCTGCAACAACCTACGGAATTCTGGGTGTGAAGGTGTGGATCTATACTGGGGACCTAACTCCAGAGGAATTCTATGCTCGGCAGGAAGCAGCCACACCGGAAGAGACCCCATCGCCGCCGCCCCGACGACGACGACGGCGCCCGCGGCGCGTTTCGGACCGCTCTTCGGACAGAGGCGGCGATCAGGGTAACCGACAGCGGCGCTCTCCAAATGACCGGAATGCCAGTGCTAATGGAGCGAGCGAGTAA
- the rplP gene encoding 50S ribosomal protein L16, with translation MLMPKRTKHRKMHRGHRRGKAFRGSTLAFGDFALQALEGGWVDNRQIEAARRAVTHHIRRGGQMWIRIFPDKGLSKKPVEVRMGGGKGPPEEWVAIVKPGRILFELTGVPEDVAQEAMLRAAHKLSVKTRFISRETPEII, from the coding sequence ATGTTGATGCCTAAACGAACAAAACACCGAAAAATGCATCGCGGTCACCGCCGCGGCAAGGCATTTCGAGGATCCACGCTCGCTTTTGGCGATTTCGCTCTTCAGGCGCTTGAAGGAGGCTGGGTTGACAATCGTCAAATCGAAGCAGCGCGACGTGCGGTTACGCACCATATCCGCCGCGGCGGGCAAATGTGGATTCGCATATTCCCCGACAAGGGACTGAGCAAGAAGCCGGTTGAGGTACGAATGGGGGGCGGCAAAGGACCGCCGGAAGAGTGGGTAGCTATTGTAAAGCCCGGCCGCATTCTCTTTGAACTCACCGGAGTGCCGGAAGATGTAGCACAGGAAGCCATGTTGCGGGCCGCGCATAAGCTGTCCGTGAAGACGCGCTTCATATCACGGGAAACCCCAGAGATCATATAG
- the rpmC gene encoding 50S ribosomal protein L29 produces MTKPAELRALSAEDLQERLEEAQEELFSLRSQQATVQMENPARFGILFSEIARIKTILHEKALGITS; encoded by the coding sequence ATGACGAAACCAGCAGAATTGCGCGCACTGAGTGCGGAAGACCTGCAAGAGCGGCTGGAAGAGGCACAAGAAGAACTCTTCAGCTTGCGCTCGCAGCAGGCGACCGTGCAAATGGAAAACCCAGCTCGATTTGGCATCCTATTTAGCGAAATTGCGCGCATTAAGACTATCTTGCATGAGAAAGCGCTCGGCATCACCAGCTAA
- the rpsQ gene encoding 30S ribosomal protein S17, translated as MTEASKSTGRRKQRKGIVVSDKMDKSVVVAVMRVRRHPLYKKTVRSTKKYHAHSPQNDVHIGDRVLIEETRPLSKRKHWRVVEVLDRGEQVPLAEPADVLAEAVK; from the coding sequence ATGACAGAAGCGTCGAAATCAACCGGTCGCCGGAAACAACGCAAAGGGATCGTCGTCAGCGACAAGATGGACAAGTCCGTCGTCGTCGCAGTGATGCGCGTGCGCCGACATCCGTTGTATAAGAAGACCGTGCGCAGTACCAAGAAGTACCACGCGCACAGTCCTCAGAATGATGTCCACATTGGTGATCGCGTGCTCATCGAGGAAACACGACCTCTCTCTAAACGTAAGCACTGGCGGGTAGTAGAAGTGCTCGATAGAGGCGAGCAGGTGCCGTTGGCGGAGCCTGCAGACGTTCTCGCAGAGGCAGTGAAATGA
- the rplN gene encoding 50S ribosomal protein L14, whose amino-acid sequence MIRTTSRLRVADNSGAREIMCIRVLGGSRRKYGGIGSIVVASVKEAVPLSQVREGEVVRALIVRTAKEYRRTDGSSIRFDDNAAVLLGPQNMPRGTRIFGPVARELREMGFMRIISQAPEVL is encoded by the coding sequence ATGATCCGAACAACATCAAGGCTTCGAGTGGCCGACAACTCCGGCGCCCGCGAGATTATGTGTATCCGCGTCTTGGGCGGTTCGCGGCGCAAATATGGCGGCATTGGGAGTATTGTCGTGGCTTCCGTGAAGGAAGCAGTGCCCCTCAGCCAAGTGCGCGAAGGCGAAGTTGTGCGCGCGCTCATTGTGCGTACGGCAAAGGAGTATCGGCGTACCGATGGATCGAGCATTCGGTTTGACGACAATGCCGCCGTGCTCTTGGGCCCCCAAAACATGCCCCGGGGCACGCGTATCTTTGGGCCCGTCGCCAGAGAATTGCGAGAGATGGGCTTCATGCGCATCATCTCCCAAGCGCCGGAGGTCCTCTAG
- the rplX gene encoding 50S ribosomal protein L24 — MQRIHSGDQVEVTAGKDRGKRGRVMRVINADHAVVVEGVNIVKRHQRPMPPMQPGGIIEMPAPLAESNLMVVCPHCDQATRVGYRILDDGSKGRLCKHCQEIIGQE; from the coding sequence ATGCAGCGAATTCACTCTGGCGATCAGGTGGAAGTTACCGCCGGCAAGGACCGCGGCAAGCGAGGCCGCGTGATGCGGGTAATCAATGCGGACCATGCCGTTGTGGTAGAGGGCGTCAATATCGTCAAACGCCACCAGCGGCCGATGCCGCCAATGCAACCGGGAGGCATCATCGAGATGCCGGCTCCATTGGCAGAATCGAATTTGATGGTTGTGTGCCCGCATTGCGACCAGGCAACGCGCGTTGGCTATCGCATCCTCGACGACGGCAGCAAGGGGCGCTTGTGTAAGCATTGCCAAGAGATCATTGGCCAAGAGTAA
- the rplE gene encoding 50S ribosomal protein L5: MSEKAQMQQLYEGEVRPAMVKEFDYDCIMQVPKITKVVINIGLGEALLDARALDSAVGDLTTIAGQKPIVTRSKKSIANFKLREDQAIGAKVTLRRTRMYHFLEKLFNIVFPRIRDFRGVSPNAFDGRGNYSVGLREQLVFPEIDYDKVDRVRGLEITIVTSAQTDEESRFLLGALGMPLAQEASQLAS; this comes from the coding sequence ATGTCGGAAAAAGCGCAGATGCAGCAGCTTTACGAAGGTGAAGTGCGACCGGCAATGGTCAAAGAGTTCGACTATGACTGCATTATGCAGGTGCCGAAGATTACTAAGGTAGTGATTAACATTGGGCTCGGTGAAGCCTTGCTGGATGCCCGCGCTTTGGATAGTGCCGTAGGGGATCTTACGACGATAGCCGGCCAAAAGCCCATTGTGACGCGGTCGAAGAAGAGCATTGCCAACTTTAAGCTGCGGGAAGACCAAGCAATTGGCGCGAAAGTTACCTTACGCCGTACCAGGATGTACCACTTTCTCGAGAAGCTCTTCAATATCGTCTTTCCGCGAATCCGCGACTTTCGAGGAGTGTCGCCCAACGCATTCGACGGCCGGGGCAACTACTCAGTTGGCCTCCGCGAACAGCTTGTGTTCCCGGAGATTGACTACGACAAAGTCGACCGTGTCCGCGGGTTGGAAATAACCATTGTCACATCAGCGCAGACCGACGAGGAATCTCGCTTCCTACTAGGGGCACTCGGCATGCCGCTAGCCCAGGAAGCCAGCCAATTAGCGAGCTAG
- a CDS encoding type Z 30S ribosomal protein S14: MAKQSKIAKWRKQRMLLEQGRMKYPVKFRNRCYQCGRPRAFMRKFGLCRICFRGAALQGLLPGVTKSSW, encoded by the coding sequence GTGGCGAAGCAGTCCAAAATAGCCAAGTGGCGTAAACAGCGAATGTTGCTGGAACAAGGCCGTATGAAATATCCAGTGAAATTTCGGAACCGCTGCTATCAGTGCGGTCGTCCTCGAGCCTTCATGCGCAAGTTCGGGCTCTGCCGTATCTGCTTCCGGGGAGCAGCGCTACAGGGCTTGCTGCCTGGTGTCACGAAGTCAAGCTGGTAA
- the rpsH gene encoding 30S ribosomal protein S8: protein MTMTDPIADMLTRIRNAIQARHTHVTIPASKMKSAILAILEKEGYIGQFEVVDQQHPQAMLKVSLKYTDERAPVLLGLRRVSKPGLRVYASKDEIPRVMGGIGTVILSTSSGVMTGREAWQRKIGGEVLCYVW from the coding sequence ATGACCATGACCGATCCCATTGCCGACATGCTTACGCGGATCCGCAACGCCATACAGGCGCGGCATACCCACGTTACTATTCCGGCATCCAAGATGAAGTCTGCAATCCTTGCCATCCTTGAAAAAGAAGGGTATATAGGTCAGTTTGAGGTTGTGGACCAACAGCATCCACAGGCCATGCTCAAGGTGAGTCTCAAGTATACTGACGAACGTGCGCCCGTGTTGCTTGGGTTGCGGCGGGTAAGCAAGCCCGGTCTTCGCGTATACGCAAGTAAGGATGAAATCCCACGTGTGATGGGCGGCATCGGCACCGTAATTCTATCGACTTCCTCAGGCGTAATGACCGGGCGGGAGGCCTGGCAGCGCAAAATTGGCGGGGAAGTCCTCTGTTACGTCTGGTAA
- the rplF gene encoding 50S ribosomal protein L6 yields the protein MSRVGQQPIPIPSGVDVNVRASDVHVKGPKGELQLEAAPSINVKVDNGSVLVERSTESREVRALHGLVRALIANMVQGVTQGYRKTLELHGTGYRAQLAGRKLVMQLGHSHPDEYSPPQGISLEVENPTTIHIEGIDKNLVGQVAANIRAARPVEVYLGKGIRYRGEYVRRKAGKAGKVGAGE from the coding sequence ATGTCTCGTGTTGGCCAACAACCAATCCCTATCCCAAGCGGCGTAGACGTCAACGTGCGTGCGTCCGACGTCCACGTAAAGGGACCTAAAGGCGAATTGCAGCTAGAGGCTGCGCCATCGATCAACGTGAAGGTTGACAATGGCTCGGTTCTTGTCGAACGATCGACGGAAAGCCGCGAAGTGCGCGCGCTGCACGGCCTGGTTCGCGCGCTCATTGCGAATATGGTGCAAGGTGTCACGCAGGGTTATCGAAAGACGCTTGAGTTGCACGGCACCGGCTATCGCGCCCAACTTGCGGGCCGCAAGCTAGTAATGCAACTCGGCCATTCACACCCAGATGAGTACTCGCCGCCGCAAGGTATAAGCCTTGAGGTCGAAAACCCTACCACAATACACATTGAAGGCATTGACAAGAATCTGGTCGGGCAGGTTGCAGCGAATATCCGCGCTGCGCGGCCCGTGGAAGTCTACCTCGGTAAAGGCATTCGCTATCGCGGTGAGTACGTGCGCCGCAAAGCCGGTAAGGCCGGCAAGGTGGGCGCTGGCGAATAA
- the rplR gene encoding 50S ribosomal protein L18 has translation MRGRKSLGARARRQRRIRAKISGVANRPRLNVFRSNQHIYAQVIDDTSHHTLVAASTLDPAVREALEAKQAKRAQAAEVGRVVAERARDQGIETVVFDRGGYRYHGRVRALAEAAREAGLKF, from the coding sequence ATGCGAGGAAGAAAATCACTGGGCGCGCGGGCGCGACGGCAGCGCAGGATTCGCGCCAAGATAAGCGGTGTGGCAAATCGCCCGCGTCTAAATGTCTTTCGCAGTAACCAGCACATCTATGCCCAGGTGATCGACGATACTTCCCATCACACGCTTGTGGCGGCTTCCACGCTTGATCCCGCGGTGCGCGAGGCGCTTGAAGCGAAACAGGCCAAACGAGCGCAGGCCGCTGAGGTCGGCCGTGTGGTGGCTGAACGAGCACGGGACCAAGGCATAGAAACGGTAGTCTTCGATCGTGGAGGATATCGTTACCATGGCCGGGTACGTGCCCTTGCGGAAGCGGCCCGAGAAGCAGGACTAAAGTTCTAA
- the rpmD gene encoding 50S ribosomal protein L30 — protein sequence MAAKPTSSKTLLVTLRKSPIGFSKDQKQTVAALGLTKREQTVEHNETPAVRGMIRKVAHLVDVEEAS from the coding sequence ATGGCGGCTAAGCCGACTTCGTCGAAGACGCTGCTCGTCACGTTGCGTAAGAGCCCCATCGGGTTTTCGAAGGACCAGAAGCAGACGGTAGCGGCCCTGGGGCTAACAAAACGAGAACAAACGGTTGAGCATAACGAGACACCGGCCGTGCGCGGGATGATCAGGAAAGTCGCTCATCTCGTAGACGTCGAGGAAGCCTCGTAG
- the rplO gene encoding 50S ribosomal protein L15, whose product MEKHALRSPAGANQRRKRVARGHGGRGHKTAGRGTKGQKSRSHAGIPAWFEGGQTPFVRRLPHRRGFSNARFRVVYQPVNVGDLARAFAAGATISPADMVAQGLARSTQVKVLGDGEITHQLTVQAPKFSQAARAKIEAAGGSVTEG is encoded by the coding sequence ATGGAAAAACATGCGCTCCGCTCTCCAGCCGGCGCAAATCAACGGCGCAAGCGCGTCGCGCGCGGTCATGGCGGACGCGGACACAAAACCGCCGGGCGCGGCACTAAGGGTCAGAAGTCGCGTTCCCATGCCGGGATCCCCGCGTGGTTCGAAGGCGGCCAGACGCCGTTTGTCAGGCGCTTGCCCCATCGTCGCGGGTTCAGCAATGCGCGTTTCCGCGTCGTTTATCAACCAGTCAATGTCGGCGACCTCGCACGTGCCTTCGCGGCCGGAGCTACCATTTCTCCCGCAGATATGGTGGCGCAAGGCCTTGCCCGTTCCACGCAAGTCAAGGTACTTGGCGACGGCGAGATAACCCATCAACTTACCGTGCAGGCCCCCAAATTTTCCCAGGCTGCACGCGCTAAGATTGAGGCAGCTGGCGGCTCTGTAACGGAAGGGTAG